From one Paractinoplanes brasiliensis genomic stretch:
- a CDS encoding DUF1269 domain-containing protein, producing MTTFTVWKYDSPEKAEQVADVLKNAAQDHLVKIVDYAVVTWPKGAEKPETHHEHERTRHATGWGLFWGVVVGGLFLVPVVGGAVGATVGAIAKSVEGTGITREQLEKIRLEVTEGTSALFLVTDEGNLDRLGERFHGLHTTLIATNLTKEEQEILLDTFSDHLR from the coding sequence ATGACCACGTTCACCGTATGGAAGTACGACTCGCCCGAGAAGGCCGAGCAGGTCGCCGACGTCCTCAAGAACGCCGCCCAGGACCACCTGGTCAAGATCGTCGACTACGCCGTCGTGACCTGGCCCAAGGGCGCCGAAAAGCCGGAAACCCACCACGAGCACGAGCGAACCCGGCACGCCACCGGCTGGGGCCTGTTCTGGGGCGTGGTCGTCGGCGGGCTTTTCCTGGTGCCGGTCGTGGGCGGCGCGGTCGGCGCCACCGTGGGCGCGATCGCCAAGTCCGTCGAGGGCACCGGGATCACCCGTGAGCAGCTCGAGAAGATCCGCCTCGAGGTCACCGAGGGCACGTCGGCGCTGTTCCTGGTGACCGACGAGGGCAACCTCGACCGGCTGGGCGAGCGCTTCCACGGCTTGCACACCACGCTCATCGCGACCAACCTGACCAAGGAGGAGCAGGAGATCCTGCTCGACACCTTCAGCGATCATCTGAGGTGA
- a CDS encoding DUF1269 domain-containing protein codes for MATLIAIGYPDETTATAASQEASRLAKDLIIQPDAIAVITRDNEGKYHVTTNHHAVGGGATWGMFWGLLFGMLFFVPVLGMAVGAGLGALTGKIAKNAINKDFQERIRDELKPGTSALFMVVEAVTPDKAVEALSKYGGTVLKSSLPKETEEELQEALHGSQG; via the coding sequence ATGGCAACTCTGATCGCCATCGGGTACCCCGACGAGACCACGGCGACGGCCGCCTCGCAGGAGGCAAGCCGGCTGGCCAAGGACCTCATCATCCAGCCGGACGCGATCGCGGTGATCACGCGGGACAACGAGGGCAAGTACCACGTGACCACGAACCATCACGCGGTCGGCGGCGGCGCGACCTGGGGAATGTTCTGGGGCCTGCTGTTCGGCATGCTCTTCTTCGTTCCCGTTCTGGGCATGGCCGTCGGCGCCGGCCTGGGCGCGCTCACCGGCAAGATCGCGAAGAACGCCATCAACAAGGACTTCCAGGAGCGGATCCGTGACGAGCTCAAGCCGGGCACCTCGGCCCTGTTCATGGTCGTCGAGGCGGTGACCCCGGACAAGGCGGTGGAGGCGCTGAGCAAGTACGGCGGCACCGTGCTCAAGTCGTCGCTGCCCAAGGAGACCGAGGAGGAGCTGCAGGAGGCGCTGCACGGTTCTCAGGGCTAG
- a CDS encoding AI-2E family transporter: protein MSRLVARPPRHTLRIAGRGNGAAPGDPAGLPRGVVVLLGTACLVIAVAGIRATAELLAPVMLALMLTVTASPLTQWLRRHGSPVWFAMLATIITVYVVLFALGSALFVSVARLIDLLPQYQAQFAGLRDDLVTGLSGLGVSAAQLRDLVAGADPATFVRLAEGLVGGLTGLLSNTVFLLAVLLFMCLDTVSFPERLTSVTGERPQVVTALRTFAQGTRRYLLVSTVFGLIVAVFDTVLLWWLDVPLPLLWGLLSFITNYIPNVGFVIGLIPPALLALLQGGPDLMLTVVLLYCMVNFVIQSVIQPKIVGDAVGLSATVSFLSLVFWTWVLGALGALLAIPLTLLAKGLLVDIDPSTRWLNVLLTGGRAPDSPTRDEAPARPRRPA from the coding sequence ATGAGCCGCCTGGTGGCCCGGCCGCCAAGGCACACTCTCCGGATCGCCGGTCGCGGCAACGGCGCCGCGCCCGGCGATCCGGCCGGTCTGCCCCGCGGCGTGGTCGTACTGCTCGGTACGGCGTGCCTGGTGATCGCGGTGGCCGGCATCCGCGCCACAGCCGAGCTGCTGGCGCCGGTGATGCTCGCGCTGATGCTGACGGTCACCGCAAGCCCGCTGACCCAGTGGCTGCGCCGGCACGGCAGCCCCGTCTGGTTCGCCATGCTGGCGACGATCATCACCGTCTACGTCGTGCTGTTCGCGCTGGGATCGGCCCTGTTCGTGTCGGTGGCCCGGCTCATCGACCTGCTGCCGCAGTACCAGGCCCAGTTCGCCGGTCTGCGTGACGACCTGGTCACGGGGCTCAGCGGGCTGGGGGTCAGCGCCGCCCAGCTGCGCGACCTGGTCGCCGGGGCCGATCCGGCCACGTTCGTACGGCTGGCCGAGGGCCTGGTCGGCGGCCTGACCGGGCTGCTGTCGAACACGGTGTTCCTGCTGGCGGTGCTGTTGTTCATGTGCCTCGACACCGTGTCCTTCCCGGAGCGGCTCACCTCGGTCACCGGCGAACGGCCGCAGGTGGTGACCGCGCTGCGCACCTTCGCCCAGGGCACCCGCCGCTACCTGCTCGTCTCGACCGTCTTCGGACTGATCGTCGCCGTCTTCGACACCGTGCTGCTGTGGTGGCTGGACGTGCCTCTGCCGCTGTTGTGGGGGCTGCTGTCGTTCATCACGAACTACATCCCCAACGTCGGCTTCGTCATCGGGCTGATCCCGCCGGCGCTGCTCGCGCTGCTGCAGGGCGGCCCCGACCTGATGCTCACGGTCGTGCTGCTCTACTGCATGGTCAACTTCGTGATCCAGTCGGTGATCCAACCCAAGATCGTGGGTGACGCGGTCGGGCTCTCGGCCACCGTCTCGTTCCTGTCGCTGGTCTTCTGGACCTGGGTGCTGGGGGCGCTCGGCGCGCTGCTGGCCATCCCGCTGACGCTGCTCGCCAAGGGCCTGCTGGTCGACATCGACCCGTCCACCCGCTGGCTCAACGTGCTGCTCACCGGCGGCCGGGCGCCGGACTCCCCCACCCGGGATGAGGCGCCGGCGCGGCCGCGCCGCCCAGCATGA
- a CDS encoding DUF7144 family membrane protein, with protein MTETESRQTYDEPYAQPRHGQPSGWVGMVVFAGVMLLMLGGFEIIEGTVALFKDDFYLTTRQGLVIPMDFTAWGWTHILLGAIGVLTGLGILAGQMWARVVGIVIAVLSALANLMFLPAYPFWCSIVIAVDVLIIYALSVHGREVRN; from the coding sequence ATGACCGAGACAGAGTCACGGCAGACATACGACGAGCCGTACGCGCAGCCCCGCCACGGGCAGCCGTCCGGGTGGGTGGGCATGGTCGTCTTCGCCGGCGTCATGCTGCTGATGCTGGGCGGGTTCGAGATCATCGAGGGGACCGTCGCGCTGTTCAAGGACGACTTCTACCTGACCACCCGGCAGGGACTCGTCATTCCGATGGACTTCACGGCGTGGGGCTGGACGCACATCCTGCTCGGGGCGATCGGGGTGCTCACCGGTCTGGGCATCCTGGCCGGCCAGATGTGGGCGCGCGTGGTCGGCATCGTCATCGCGGTGCTGAGCGCGCTCGCGAACCTGATGTTCCTGCCGGCGTACCCGTTCTGGTGCTCCATCGTGATCGCGGTGGACGTGCTGATCATCTATGCCCTGTCCGTGCACGGGCGCGAGGTCAGGAACTGA
- a CDS encoding MGH1-like glycoside hydrolase domain-containing protein encodes MVNTEQRRLDDAAPWRRWGPYLSERQWGTVREDYSPGGDAWSYFPHEQARSRAYRWGEDGIAGFSDDEQTLCLAVALWNGQDPILKERFFGLTNAEGNHGEDVKEYYFYVDGTPSHSYQRMVYKYPQRAYPYEDLVATNRERGRDAFEYELLDTGIFEGNRYFDVIAEYAKAGPEDILLRITVHNRGPERAGLRVLPTLWFRNTWAAGGSRPRLRQVEGGVEAVCERLGARWLSCLTEHEPLFTENETNTERLFGQPNPSPYVKDAVDRYVVHGEKGAVNPDHEGTKVALDCFLDVPPGGSATVRVRLADRPDPAGGGSTDAFDMIVDERRSEADEFFDDLLPPRLGDAERQVVRQAVAGLLWSKQYFGYDVEQWLIEHGLDPLNATGVRNGEWNHLYARDVISMPDTWEYPWFAAWDLAFQAVAFALVDTEFAKGQLDLLLSRRYQHPNGQIPAYEWNFGDVNPPVHAWAAYLVHELEKARTGSGDHDWLERMFHKLGKNFTWWVNRKDADGNNVFQGGFLGLDNIGVFDRSAPLPTGGYLDQADGTAWMALYCQTMLQIALELAVEDPVYLEDAQTYFEHFAWIAVAVNAPGKAAMWDEDDGFFYDLLRLPGGDAERLRVRSMVGLLPLAAVTVYDRAEVERHPQLLTEAAEFLDRHAALTSMLSEAKTPSPRGERLLALFDESRLRRVLARLLDENEFLGPYGIRSLSKQHGERPFEFRAGDRVYSVTYQPAESDSGMFGGNSNWRGPVWFPVNALMIRALLNLYVGYGDEFTVECPTGSGVRMTLFEVAREISDRLTRIFLPGPDGLRPCYGGQRIFADENWRDLILFSEYFHGDNGAGLGATHQTGWTGLVAVFPSLFAGLDGQDLLERGMSGIFHRPPEEEEQR; translated from the coding sequence ATGGTGAACACCGAGCAAAGGCGCCTCGACGACGCCGCGCCGTGGCGGCGCTGGGGCCCCTATCTGAGCGAACGGCAGTGGGGCACGGTACGGGAGGACTACAGCCCCGGCGGCGATGCCTGGAGCTACTTCCCGCACGAGCAGGCGCGATCGCGGGCCTACCGGTGGGGTGAGGACGGCATTGCCGGGTTCAGCGACGACGAGCAGACGCTGTGCCTGGCGGTGGCCCTGTGGAACGGGCAGGACCCGATCCTCAAGGAGCGCTTCTTCGGCCTGACCAACGCCGAGGGCAACCACGGTGAGGACGTCAAGGAGTACTACTTCTACGTCGACGGCACCCCGAGCCACTCGTACCAGCGGATGGTCTACAAATATCCGCAACGGGCCTACCCGTACGAGGATCTGGTCGCCACCAACCGCGAGCGCGGCCGCGACGCCTTCGAGTACGAGCTGCTCGACACCGGGATCTTCGAGGGCAACCGCTACTTCGACGTGATCGCCGAGTACGCCAAGGCCGGCCCCGAGGACATCCTGCTGCGGATCACCGTGCACAACCGCGGTCCGGAGCGGGCCGGGTTGCGGGTGCTGCCGACGCTGTGGTTCCGCAACACGTGGGCCGCGGGCGGTTCCCGGCCCCGGTTGCGGCAGGTCGAGGGGGGCGTGGAGGCCGTCTGCGAGCGGCTCGGCGCCCGCTGGCTGTCCTGCCTGACCGAGCACGAGCCGCTGTTCACCGAGAACGAGACCAACACCGAGCGCCTCTTCGGGCAACCCAACCCTTCCCCGTACGTCAAGGACGCCGTCGACCGGTATGTCGTGCACGGCGAGAAGGGCGCGGTGAACCCCGATCACGAGGGCACGAAGGTCGCTCTCGACTGCTTCCTCGACGTGCCCCCGGGCGGCTCGGCCACGGTTCGGGTGCGGCTGGCCGACCGGCCCGACCCGGCCGGCGGGGGCTCGACCGACGCGTTCGACATGATCGTGGATGAGCGCCGCTCCGAGGCCGACGAGTTCTTCGACGACCTGCTCCCGCCGCGGCTGGGTGACGCCGAGCGCCAGGTCGTGCGGCAAGCAGTGGCGGGGCTGTTGTGGAGCAAGCAGTACTTCGGCTACGACGTCGAGCAGTGGCTCATCGAACACGGGCTCGACCCGCTCAACGCCACCGGCGTCCGCAACGGCGAATGGAACCACCTGTACGCGCGTGACGTCATCTCGATGCCCGACACCTGGGAGTACCCGTGGTTCGCGGCCTGGGACCTGGCCTTCCAGGCCGTCGCCTTCGCCCTGGTCGACACCGAGTTCGCCAAGGGCCAGCTGGACCTGCTGCTCAGCCGGCGATATCAGCACCCCAACGGGCAGATCCCCGCGTACGAGTGGAACTTCGGCGACGTCAACCCGCCGGTGCACGCCTGGGCCGCGTACCTGGTCCACGAGTTGGAGAAGGCCCGCACCGGCAGCGGTGACCACGACTGGCTCGAGCGGATGTTCCACAAGCTCGGCAAGAACTTCACCTGGTGGGTCAACCGCAAGGACGCCGACGGCAACAACGTGTTCCAGGGCGGCTTCCTCGGGCTGGACAACATCGGCGTCTTCGACCGCAGCGCGCCGCTGCCCACCGGCGGTTACCTCGACCAGGCCGACGGCACCGCCTGGATGGCGCTGTACTGCCAGACCATGCTGCAGATCGCGCTGGAGCTGGCCGTGGAGGACCCGGTCTACCTGGAGGACGCGCAGACCTATTTCGAGCACTTCGCGTGGATCGCCGTGGCCGTGAACGCACCCGGCAAGGCGGCGATGTGGGACGAGGACGACGGCTTCTTCTACGACCTGCTGCGGCTGCCCGGCGGTGACGCCGAACGGCTGCGGGTGCGCTCGATGGTCGGGCTGCTGCCGCTGGCCGCGGTCACCGTCTACGACCGCGCGGAGGTCGAGCGGCACCCCCAGCTGCTCACCGAGGCCGCCGAGTTCCTCGACCGGCACGCGGCCCTGACCTCGATGTTGTCCGAGGCCAAGACGCCGAGCCCCCGCGGGGAGCGGCTGCTGGCGCTGTTCGACGAGAGCCGTCTGCGGCGCGTTCTGGCCCGCCTGCTCGACGAGAACGAGTTCCTGGGCCCGTACGGGATCAGGTCGCTCTCCAAGCAGCACGGCGAGCGCCCGTTCGAGTTCCGCGCGGGCGACAGGGTGTACTCCGTGACCTATCAGCCGGCCGAGTCGGACAGCGGCATGTTCGGCGGCAACTCCAACTGGCGCGGCCCGGTCTGGTTCCCGGTCAACGCGCTGATGATCCGGGCCCTGCTCAACCTGTACGTCGGCTACGGCGACGAGTTCACCGTCGAGTGCCCGACGGGCTCCGGCGTCCGGATGACGCTGTTCGAGGTGGCCCGCGAGATCTCCGACCGCCTGACCCGGATCTTCCTGCCCGGCCCGGACGGGCTGCGGCCCTGCTACGGCGGTCAGCGGATCTTCGCCGACGAGAACTGGCGCGACCTGATCCTGTTCTCCGAGTACTTCCACGGCGACAACGGGGCCGGGCTCGGCGCCACCCATCAGACCGGCTGGACCGGGCTGGTCGCGGTCTTCCCCAGCCTGTTCGCCGGACTCGACGGGCAGGACCTGCTGGAGCGCGGCATGTCCGGGATCTTCCACCGCCCGCCCGAAGAGGAGGAGCAACGATGA